The genomic interval TGGCGACGTCAGCGCGCGCGTTGATCGCCGCAGAGTGAAGGAGAAACACCGCACCGGGATCGTTGGGGTCAAGTGGTCCGCGCGCGTCGAGCAGGGCTGTCAGCAGTTCGGGCAGGCGCTCGTGCGTCATGTGCATGCTGATATACGCCAGGTTGACGTCCGAGGCCACCGCTCCCCTGGCGATGAGATAGGCGATCACCTCGGTCGAGGTGGCGGCGCCCAGCGCACGGCTATGGTCGGCGGTTGGCGATGCGCCCGCTTCGACCAGCAAGCGGGTCATGGCGAGATTGCCCGTGGCCGCCGCATTCACCAGGAGGCCGTGCCCGATGTCCGGATCGCGTGCCAGGTCGGGCTTTGCGCGCAAGAGCCGCTCCAGTTCGGCGACTTTTCCCTGATGGACATACAAGGCCGCCTGATCCTTTGGCGGCTTGGTCAGCTCGTCGATCGCGACGCGTCCGAGCAGGTAGGGCACCGCAACAACCAGGCAGAGCGGGTTGCCGTCACAAAGCACCTTGTCGGCGCGCGCGGGGGCGGATACGAGCAGCGCGGCGGCCATGAGTGCAACCAGCCACGACGCTTTCAACTGTTTGTTTGCTTTCACGATCTTCCTGTCCGGTGGCGGTGTGCGGTCGACAGCAACATGGTCCGCGGCCACCTGGCGCGTGACCAGCGTTTCCGATCCAGCCTACATCCCGTCGATGCGCCTGGCCCGGTCACGCAACAACAGCATCGCCGTGCCGGCGTCGCGCACCCACAGGTAGGACTTGTCGTTCTCGCTCCGGTGCACATGGAGCTGCCCAGGATTGCAGCC from Massilia sp. Se16.2.3 carries:
- a CDS encoding ankyrin repeat domain-containing protein; translated protein: MKANKQLKASWLVALMAAALLVSAPARADKVLCDGNPLCLVVAVPYLLGRVAIDELTKPPKDQAALYVHQGKVAELERLLRAKPDLARDPDIGHGLLVNAAATGNLAMTRLLVEAGASPTADHSRALGAATSTEVIAYLIARGAVASDVNLAYISMHMTHERLPELLTALLDARGPLDPNDPGAVFLLHSAAINARADVASLLLQRGVDPNGGIRSVLLTVADGCAQTRQVCDTQGRDIARALIASGAKARVIEARTGRSASEIARQHDYQELAKLLEDAGG